In the Ramlibacter tataouinensis TTB310 genome, one interval contains:
- a CDS encoding sodium:solute symporter family protein, whose translation MNYTLISFVVLYLVGTLALGAWAGTRVKSTADFALAGRRLPLVMVVTTTFATWFGAETVMGIPAKFVQGGLNAVVEDPFGAGTCLILVGVFFAAKLYKQNLLTIGDFYRARYGRGVEVFCSVAIILSYLGWVAAQITALGLVFSVLTNGAMSETAGMVVGTLAVLVYVVIGGFLAIAWTDFIQMIVLVVGLSVIAVFASSLAGGSDQVFAMATSQNLWNFFPAPTFTDIAFFVAAGLTMMLGSIPQQDVFQRVMSAKDVGTAQKGAVIGGVSYILFAFVPMFIVASAVVVMGNNAMELAKNDYQRLLPTFVLTQMPLVMQILFFGALLSAIKSTSSATLLAPSTSFVENILKNLRPGMSDRQQLLAMRITIVVFTAIVLAYAIAMKGTPIYDLVSAAYQVTLVGAFVPLVMGIYWKRATTQGAIASIAAGIGTWVLFFPQINEGLGEAFPGQLAGLLAALVGMVAGSLAPQVLRNRHEPRHPVTA comes from the coding sequence ATGAACTACACGCTGATCTCGTTTGTCGTCCTGTACCTGGTGGGCACGCTGGCGCTGGGCGCCTGGGCCGGCACCCGCGTCAAGTCCACGGCGGACTTCGCGCTCGCCGGCCGGCGCCTGCCGCTCGTCATGGTGGTGACCACCACCTTCGCCACCTGGTTCGGCGCCGAGACGGTGATGGGCATCCCGGCCAAGTTCGTGCAGGGCGGCCTCAACGCCGTCGTGGAAGACCCGTTCGGCGCGGGCACCTGCCTGATCCTGGTGGGCGTGTTCTTCGCCGCCAAGCTGTACAAGCAGAACCTGCTGACCATCGGCGACTTCTACCGCGCGCGCTACGGGCGCGGCGTCGAGGTGTTCTGCTCCGTCGCCATCATCCTGAGCTACCTGGGCTGGGTGGCCGCGCAGATCACGGCCCTGGGCCTGGTGTTCTCGGTGCTGACCAACGGCGCGATGTCCGAGACGGCGGGCATGGTGGTGGGCACGCTGGCCGTGCTGGTCTACGTGGTGATCGGCGGCTTCCTGGCGATCGCCTGGACCGACTTCATCCAGATGATCGTGCTGGTGGTGGGGCTGTCGGTCATCGCCGTGTTCGCCAGCAGCCTGGCGGGGGGCTCGGACCAGGTGTTCGCGATGGCGACCTCGCAGAACCTGTGGAACTTCTTCCCCGCGCCGACCTTCACCGACATCGCCTTCTTCGTGGCCGCCGGCCTGACCATGATGCTGGGCAGCATCCCCCAGCAGGACGTATTCCAGCGCGTCATGTCGGCCAAGGACGTGGGCACGGCGCAGAAAGGCGCCGTGATCGGCGGCGTCAGCTACATCCTGTTCGCCTTCGTGCCCATGTTCATCGTCGCCAGCGCCGTGGTGGTGATGGGCAACAACGCCATGGAGCTGGCCAAGAACGACTACCAGCGGCTGCTGCCCACCTTCGTGCTGACGCAGATGCCGCTGGTGATGCAGATCCTGTTCTTCGGCGCGCTGCTGTCGGCCATCAAGAGCACCTCCTCCGCCACGCTGCTGGCGCCGTCGACCAGCTTCGTCGAGAACATCCTGAAGAACCTGCGCCCGGGCATGAGCGACCGCCAGCAGCTGCTGGCCATGCGCATCACCATCGTGGTCTTCACCGCCATCGTGCTGGCCTACGCCATCGCGATGAAGGGCACGCCCATCTACGACCTGGTCTCGGCCGCCTACCAGGTGACGCTGGTCGGCGCCTTCGTGCCGCTGGTCATGGGCATCTACTGGAAGCGGGCCACCACGCAGGGCGCCATCGCGTCCATCGCGGCGGGCATAGGCACCTGGGTGCTGTTCTTCCCGCAGATCAACGAGGGCCTCGGCGAGGCCTTCCCCGGCCAGCTGGCCGGACTGCTGGCGGCGCTGGTGGGCATGGTGGCCGGTTCGCTCGCGCCGCAGGTGCTGCGCAACCGCCACGAGCCCCGGCACCCCGTCACGGCCTGA
- the ubiB gene encoding ubiquinone biosynthesis regulatory protein kinase UbiB, whose protein sequence is MTRYWRGAFIFWIVLRYGLDELVLNSFQQPWLHRLARVLALGRRLHEPRGQRLREALECLGPIFVKFGQVLSTRRDLLPPDIADELARLQDRVPPFPSEIAVAIVERAFRRPVDSVFASFEREPVASASIAQVHFATLATRQGELRQVAVKVRRPGMLPIIEKDLALMRMMAGWVERLSADGKRLKPREVVAEFDKYLHDELDLVREAANAAQLRRNMAGLDLVLIPEMYWDFCHPEVIVMERMDGVPINQTARLVEAGVQLPQLARDGVTIFFTQVFRDGFFHADMHPGNIQVSLAPQTFGRYISLDFGIIGTLTEFDKEYLAQNFTAFFRRDYKRVAELHIESGWVPPGTRVDELEGAVRTVCEPYFDRPLREISLGMVLMRLFQTSRRFNVEIQPQLVLLQKTLLNIEGLGRQLDPDLDLWATARPFLERWMLEQVGPQKLWAELRDQAPRYAKMLPELPRLAHDFLRQNPSVVLGRKLDTMLAEQRRTNRLLQGLVYGGVGFVLGLVVMQLVVRVRLF, encoded by the coding sequence ATGACGCGCTACTGGCGCGGCGCCTTCATCTTCTGGATCGTCCTGCGCTATGGCCTGGACGAGCTCGTCCTCAACAGCTTCCAGCAGCCCTGGCTGCACCGCCTGGCGCGCGTCCTGGCCCTGGGCCGGCGGCTGCACGAGCCACGCGGCCAGCGCCTGCGCGAGGCGCTGGAATGCCTGGGGCCGATCTTCGTCAAGTTCGGCCAGGTCCTGTCGACTCGGCGCGACCTGCTGCCGCCGGACATCGCCGACGAGCTGGCGCGGCTGCAGGACCGGGTGCCGCCCTTTCCCTCCGAGATCGCCGTGGCCATCGTCGAGCGCGCCTTCCGCCGGCCGGTGGACAGCGTGTTCGCCAGCTTCGAGCGCGAGCCGGTGGCCAGCGCCTCCATCGCCCAGGTGCACTTCGCCACCCTGGCCACGCGCCAGGGCGAGCTGCGCCAGGTCGCGGTCAAGGTGCGCCGCCCCGGCATGCTGCCCATCATCGAGAAGGACCTGGCGCTGATGCGCATGATGGCCGGCTGGGTCGAGCGCCTGTCGGCCGACGGCAAGCGCCTCAAGCCGCGCGAGGTGGTGGCCGAGTTCGACAAGTACCTGCACGACGAGCTGGACCTGGTGCGCGAGGCGGCCAACGCCGCCCAGCTGCGGCGCAACATGGCGGGCCTGGACCTGGTGCTGATCCCGGAGATGTACTGGGACTTCTGCCATCCCGAGGTCATCGTCATGGAGCGCATGGACGGCGTGCCGATCAACCAGACGGCGCGGCTGGTGGAGGCGGGCGTCCAGCTCCCCCAGCTGGCGCGCGACGGGGTGACCATCTTCTTCACCCAGGTGTTCCGCGACGGCTTCTTCCATGCCGACATGCACCCCGGCAACATCCAGGTCAGCCTGGCGCCGCAGACCTTCGGCCGCTACATCTCGCTGGACTTCGGGATCATCGGCACGCTGACCGAGTTCGACAAGGAGTACCTGGCGCAGAACTTCACCGCCTTCTTCCGGCGCGACTACAAGCGGGTGGCCGAGCTGCACATCGAGTCCGGCTGGGTGCCGCCGGGCACGCGCGTCGACGAGCTGGAGGGCGCGGTGCGCACCGTGTGCGAGCCGTACTTCGACCGGCCGCTGCGCGAGATCTCGCTGGGCATGGTGCTGATGCGCCTGTTCCAGACCTCGCGCCGCTTCAACGTCGAGATCCAGCCGCAGCTGGTGCTGCTGCAGAAGACGCTGCTGAACATCGAGGGGCTGGGCCGGCAGCTCGACCCCGACCTGGACCTGTGGGCCACCGCCCGGCCCTTCCTGGAGCGCTGGATGCTGGAGCAGGTCGGCCCGCAGAAGCTGTGGGCCGAGCTGCGCGACCAGGCGCCGCGCTACGCCAAGATGCTGCCCGAGCTGCCCCGCCTGGCGCACGACTTCCTGCGGCAGAACCCCAGCGTCGTCCTCGGCCGCAAGCTCGACACCATGTTGGCCGAGCAGCGCCGCACCAACCGGTTGCTGCAGGGCCTGGTGTACGGCGGCGTGGGCTTCGTGCTGGGGCTGGTGGTCATGCAGCTGGTGGTGCGCGTCCGCCTGTTCTGA
- a CDS encoding Tim44 domain-containing protein: MKHWAVMILAGTLALASLDADAQRRMGGGRNLGRQSGNVTQRDATPPQAPATPGNAQTAPGAAQNQAAPAARPGTPAANPAAAAPRRPWGGILGGLAAGLGLAWLASALGLGAEFAQFLMIALLVLVVMLVIGFIMRSRRAAPAAVRGRPMAFQGAGAPADADLAPNSHYDPDKVGNDASARPWERGSMAFDAGKYGAAGGGVQIGSALAGSQNWGVPPGFDTAGFVTAAKQNFVTLQDAWDRSDLQALRSMMTDEMLGEIRAQLAERESHRPGQPNKTDVVMLEAQLLGIEDLGDDYMASVEFSGMIREEPSAGPSPFREVWNMTKPKNGSTGWLVAGVQALQ, from the coding sequence ATGAAACACTGGGCTGTGATGATCCTGGCCGGCACCCTGGCCCTGGCCAGCCTCGATGCCGACGCCCAGCGCCGCATGGGCGGCGGGCGCAACCTCGGCCGCCAGTCGGGCAACGTGACGCAGCGCGACGCCACGCCGCCGCAGGCGCCCGCCACCCCCGGCAACGCCCAGACCGCGCCCGGCGCGGCGCAGAACCAGGCGGCGCCGGCCGCACGCCCCGGCACGCCGGCCGCCAACCCGGCCGCCGCGGCGCCGCGCCGGCCCTGGGGCGGCATCCTGGGCGGCCTGGCGGCCGGCCTGGGACTGGCCTGGCTGGCCAGCGCCCTGGGCCTGGGCGCCGAGTTCGCGCAGTTCCTGATGATCGCGCTGCTGGTGCTGGTGGTGATGCTGGTGATCGGTTTCATCATGCGGTCGCGCCGCGCCGCGCCGGCTGCGGTCCGGGGACGCCCCATGGCCTTCCAGGGCGCCGGCGCCCCGGCCGACGCGGACCTGGCGCCGAATTCCCACTACGACCCGGACAAGGTGGGCAACGACGCCTCCGCCCGGCCCTGGGAGCGCGGCAGCATGGCCTTCGACGCCGGCAAGTACGGTGCGGCGGGCGGCGGCGTGCAGATCGGTTCCGCGCTGGCCGGTTCGCAGAACTGGGGCGTTCCGCCCGGTTTTGACACCGCCGGCTTCGTGACCGCGGCCAAGCAGAACTTCGTGACGCTGCAGGACGCCTGGGACCGCTCCGACCTGCAGGCGCTGCGCTCCATGATGACCGACGAGATGCTGGGCGAGATCCGGGCCCAATTGGCCGAGCGCGAGAGCCACCGGCCGGGCCAGCCGAACAAGACCGACGTGGTCATGCTCGAGGCCCAGCTGCTGGGCATCGAGGACCTGGGCGACGACTACATGGCCAGCGTGGAGTTCTCCGGCATGATCCGCGAGGAGCCCTCGGCCGGGCCCAGCCCGTTCCGCGAGGTCTGGAACATGACCAAGCCCAAGAACGGATCCACCGGCTGGCTGGTGGCGGGGGTGCAGGCCTTGCAGTGA
- the ubiE gene encoding bifunctional demethylmenaquinone methyltransferase/2-methoxy-6-polyprenyl-1,4-benzoquinol methylase UbiE, whose amino-acid sequence MSSTHFGYQQVDEHDKARRVRDVFDSVAPRYDLMNDLMSMGLHRAWKAYTVLVADVRPGHQVLDIAGGTGDLALAFARKAGPSGQVVHTDINEAMLRTGRSRLLDAGVVLPTLVCDAERLPFADGSFDRVSVAFGLRNMTHKEQAVAEMHRVLRPGGKLLVLEFSKVARPLARAYDWYSFKVLPRLGRLVAGDADSYRYLAESIRMHPDQAALKALMKKGGFGHVDYHNLSGGVVALHVGIKC is encoded by the coding sequence ATGTCCAGCACCCACTTCGGCTACCAGCAGGTCGACGAGCACGACAAGGCCAGGCGCGTGCGAGACGTCTTCGATTCGGTCGCGCCGCGCTACGACCTGATGAACGACCTGATGTCGATGGGGCTGCACCGCGCCTGGAAGGCCTACACCGTGCTGGTGGCCGACGTGCGGCCCGGTCACCAGGTGCTGGACATCGCCGGCGGCACCGGCGACCTGGCCCTGGCGTTCGCCCGCAAGGCCGGCCCCTCCGGCCAGGTGGTGCACACCGACATCAACGAGGCCATGCTGCGCACCGGGCGCAGCCGCCTGCTCGACGCCGGCGTGGTGCTGCCCACCCTGGTCTGCGACGCCGAGCGCCTGCCGTTCGCCGACGGCAGCTTCGACCGGGTGAGCGTGGCCTTCGGGCTGCGCAACATGACGCACAAGGAGCAGGCGGTCGCCGAAATGCACCGGGTGCTGCGGCCGGGCGGCAAGCTGCTGGTGCTGGAGTTCTCCAAGGTGGCGCGGCCGCTGGCCAGGGCCTACGATTGGTACTCGTTCAAGGTGCTGCCGCGGCTGGGCCGGCTGGTGGCCGGCGACGCCGACAGCTACCGCTACCTGGCTGAATCCATCCGCATGCATCCCGATCAGGCCGCGCTCAAGGCCCTGATGAAGAAAGGTGGTTTCGGCCACGTGGACTATCACAACCTCTCCGGGGGTGTGGTGGCGCTGCATGTTGGAATCAAGTGCTGA
- a CDS encoding gamma-butyrobetaine hydroxylase-like domain-containing protein — protein MAGLNRDTPAPVAMTVHARSRVLEVAFADGASFRIPFELMRVYSPSAEVQGHGPGQEVLQTGKREVAIASLAPVGNYAVQPTFSDGHDSGIYSWDYLYFLGSQQQQLWQDYEQRLAHAGVDRDAPMAAKSAGACGH, from the coding sequence ATGGCAGGACTGAACCGCGATACCCCCGCGCCGGTGGCGATGACGGTGCATGCGCGCTCGCGCGTGCTGGAAGTCGCCTTCGCGGACGGGGCCAGCTTCCGCATCCCCTTCGAGTTGATGCGCGTCTACTCTCCCTCGGCCGAGGTGCAGGGCCACGGGCCGGGCCAGGAGGTGCTGCAGACCGGCAAGCGCGAGGTGGCGATCGCCAGCCTGGCGCCGGTGGGCAACTATGCCGTGCAGCCGACCTTCTCCGACGGGCACGACAGCGGCATCTACTCCTGGGACTACCTGTACTTCCTGGGCTCGCAGCAGCAGCAGCTGTGGCAGGACTACGAGCAGCGCCTGGCGCACGCCGGCGTGGACCGCGACGCCCCCATGGCGGCCAAGTCGGCGGGCGCCTGCGGCCACTGA
- a CDS encoding HIT family protein, protein MRSPGCPLCESAGGELVATGAHFRLIRADEAGFPAFYRLVWGDHVAEFSDLAADERQHCMEAVAAAERLVREHLSPDKVNLAALGNQVPHLHWHLIARFRWDSHFPSPVWAAAQRPAPADKLAALQARLPALDQALRQRLAF, encoded by the coding sequence ATGCGCTCGCCGGGCTGTCCCTTGTGCGAGTCGGCCGGCGGCGAGCTGGTGGCCACCGGCGCGCACTTTCGCCTGATCCGCGCGGACGAGGCGGGCTTCCCGGCCTTCTACCGCCTGGTCTGGGGCGACCACGTGGCCGAGTTCTCCGACCTGGCCGCCGACGAGCGCCAGCACTGCATGGAAGCCGTGGCCGCCGCCGAGCGGCTGGTGCGCGAGCACCTGTCGCCCGACAAGGTGAACCTGGCGGCCCTGGGCAACCAGGTGCCGCACCTGCACTGGCACCTGATCGCGCGCTTCCGCTGGGACAGCCATTTCCCGTCGCCGGTCTGGGCCGCGGCGCAGCGGCCGGCGCCGGCCGACAAGCTGGCGGCGCTGCAGGCCCGCCTGCCGGCGCTGGACCAGGCCTTGCGCCAGCGCCTGGCGTTTTAA
- a CDS encoding DUF3683 domain-containing protein: protein MNAPTPLNQLLHAGDAQTPRLREIPYNYTSFSDREIVIRLLGTRAWEVLGRLREERHTGRSARMLYEVLGDIWVVQRNPYLQDDLLDNPRRRRLLVDALHHRLAEVEKRRTPAGSPADAGRDVLVAELLEAARQAVRAFDAGFTRTTELRRRTQRVLGRLTARDNIKFDGLSRVSHVTDATDWRVEYPFVVLTPDTEAEMAALVAGCIELGLTIIPRGGGTGYTGGAIPLTWNSAVINTEKLEAMTEVELVSVPGHDRPLPTVWTEAGVVTQRVSDAAERAGYVFAVDPTSAEASCIGGNIAMNAGGKKAVLWGTALDNLVSWRMVTPQAQWLEVVRLDHNLGKIHDAEVATFELRYFQADGRTPIRTERLAIAGSTFRKEGLGKDVTDKFLSGLPGIQKEGTDGLITSARWVVHRMPAHTRTVCLEFFGNAKDAVPSIVEIKDFMFAEQKRSGTVLAGLEHLDDRYLKAVGYATKAKRATDAKGGPSSAVPKMVLIGDIAGDDADAVARAASEVVRLANSRSGEGFVAISPEARKKFWLDRKRTAAISKHTNAFKINEDVVIPLPRMAEYTDGIERINIELSLANKLKLVDELEAFFLRGHLPLGRQDDASEIPSAELLEDRVGQALALLREVRAQWQGWLDQVDTLFPELQDHRLRASWKTQVRAPLALIFGGQPFRAILEEVNAIHQRVLKGRVWVALHMHAGDGNVHTNIPVNSDDYGMLQAAHQAVKRIMALARSLDGVISGEHGIGITKLEFLTDEELAPFAEYKRKVDPEGRFNQGKLLRQWEQPNEVARRLHADLTNAYTPSFGLMGHESLIMQQSDIGAIADSIKDCLRCGKCKPVCATHVPRANLLYSPRNKILATSLLVEAFLYEEQTRRGVSVKHWEEFEDVSDHCTVCHKCENPCPVKIDFGDVSMNMRNLLRKMGQKSFRPGNAAAMFMLNATNPETIKLVRGAMVGVGFKAQRLANGLLRGFARKQVMLPPSTHGTAPVKEQVVHFVNKKLPGGLPKKTARALLDIENRDYVPIIRDPRSTTAETEAVFYFPGCGSERLFSQVGLATQAMLWHAGVQTVLPPGYLCCGYPQRGSGQFDKAEKIITDNRVLFHRVANTLNYLDIKTVVVSCGTCYDQLQGYEFDKIFPGCRIVDIHEYLLEKGIKLAGEGAYLYHDPCHTPLKLQEPMKTVQALVGDNVRKSERCCGESGTFGVTRPDISTQVRFRKEEQLRKDEDALRAATGAQGNLKVLTSCPSCLQGLNRYRHDLTSGLLEADYIVVEMANRLLGPDWMPQYVQAANQGGIERVLV, encoded by the coding sequence ATGAACGCACCCACCCCGCTCAACCAGCTCCTGCATGCCGGCGACGCGCAAACGCCGCGCCTGCGCGAGATCCCCTACAACTACACCTCGTTCTCCGACCGCGAGATCGTGATCCGGCTGCTGGGCACCCGCGCCTGGGAGGTGCTGGGGCGGCTGCGCGAGGAGCGCCACACCGGCCGCTCGGCCCGCATGCTGTACGAGGTGCTGGGCGACATCTGGGTGGTGCAGCGCAACCCCTACCTGCAGGACGACCTGCTGGACAACCCCCGGCGGCGGCGCCTGCTGGTCGATGCGCTGCACCACCGGCTGGCCGAGGTGGAGAAGCGCCGCACGCCGGCCGGCAGCCCGGCGGACGCCGGGCGCGACGTTCTGGTGGCCGAGCTGCTGGAGGCGGCCCGGCAGGCGGTGCGCGCGTTCGACGCCGGCTTCACCCGGACGACCGAGCTGCGCCGGCGCACCCAGCGCGTGCTGGGCCGGCTCACCGCCAGGGACAACATCAAGTTCGACGGCCTGTCGCGCGTGTCGCACGTGACCGATGCCACCGACTGGCGCGTCGAGTACCCGTTCGTCGTGCTCACGCCCGACACCGAGGCGGAGATGGCCGCCCTGGTGGCCGGCTGCATCGAGCTGGGCCTGACCATCATCCCGCGCGGCGGCGGCACCGGCTACACCGGCGGCGCCATCCCGCTGACCTGGAACAGCGCGGTCATCAACACCGAGAAGCTGGAGGCGATGACCGAGGTCGAGCTGGTCAGCGTGCCGGGCCACGACCGGCCGCTGCCCACGGTGTGGACCGAGGCCGGGGTGGTGACGCAGCGCGTCTCCGACGCGGCCGAGCGCGCCGGCTACGTCTTCGCGGTGGACCCGACCTCGGCCGAGGCTTCCTGCATAGGCGGCAACATCGCCATGAACGCCGGCGGCAAGAAGGCCGTGCTGTGGGGCACGGCGCTGGACAACCTGGTGTCCTGGCGCATGGTGACGCCGCAGGCGCAGTGGCTGGAAGTGGTGCGGCTGGACCACAACCTGGGCAAGATCCACGACGCCGAGGTCGCCACCTTCGAGCTGCGCTACTTCCAGGCCGACGGCAGGACGCCGATCCGCACCGAGCGCCTGGCCATTGCCGGCTCCACCTTCCGCAAGGAGGGCCTGGGCAAGGACGTCACCGACAAGTTCCTCTCGGGCCTGCCGGGCATCCAGAAGGAAGGCACGGATGGCCTGATCACCAGCGCGCGCTGGGTGGTGCACCGCATGCCGGCGCACACGCGCACGGTGTGCCTGGAGTTCTTCGGCAACGCCAAGGACGCGGTGCCCAGCATTGTCGAGATCAAGGACTTCATGTTCGCCGAGCAGAAGCGCTCGGGCACCGTGCTGGCCGGCCTGGAGCACCTGGACGACCGCTACCTCAAGGCGGTGGGCTACGCCACCAAGGCCAAGCGGGCCACGGACGCCAAAGGCGGCCCCTCGTCCGCCGTGCCCAAGATGGTGCTGATCGGCGACATCGCCGGCGACGATGCCGACGCGGTGGCGCGCGCCGCCTCCGAGGTGGTGCGCCTGGCCAATTCGCGCAGCGGCGAGGGCTTCGTGGCCATCAGCCCCGAGGCGCGCAAGAAATTCTGGCTGGACCGCAAGCGCACGGCCGCCATCAGCAAGCACACCAACGCCTTCAAGATCAACGAGGACGTGGTGATCCCGCTGCCGCGCATGGCCGAGTACACCGACGGCATCGAGCGCATCAACATCGAGCTGTCCCTGGCCAACAAGCTCAAGCTGGTGGACGAACTGGAGGCCTTCTTCCTGCGCGGCCATCTGCCGCTGGGCAGGCAGGACGACGCCAGCGAGATCCCCTCGGCCGAGCTGCTGGAGGACCGCGTGGGCCAGGCGCTGGCGCTGCTGCGCGAGGTGCGCGCCCAGTGGCAGGGCTGGCTGGACCAGGTCGACACCCTGTTCCCCGAGCTCCAAGACCACCGCCTGCGCGCCAGCTGGAAGACCCAGGTCCGCGCGCCGCTCGCGCTCATCTTCGGCGGCCAGCCGTTCCGCGCCATCCTGGAGGAAGTGAACGCCATCCACCAGCGCGTGCTCAAGGGCCGGGTCTGGGTGGCGCTGCACATGCACGCGGGCGACGGCAACGTGCACACCAACATCCCGGTCAACAGCGACGACTACGGGATGCTGCAGGCCGCGCACCAGGCCGTCAAGCGCATCATGGCGCTGGCCCGCTCGCTGGACGGCGTGATCTCGGGCGAGCACGGCATCGGCATCACCAAGCTGGAGTTCCTGACCGACGAGGAGCTGGCGCCGTTCGCCGAATACAAGCGCAAGGTCGACCCCGAGGGCCGCTTCAACCAGGGCAAGCTGCTGCGGCAATGGGAGCAGCCCAACGAGGTGGCGCGCCGGCTGCACGCCGACCTGACCAATGCCTACACGCCCAGTTTCGGGCTGATGGGGCACGAGTCGCTGATCATGCAGCAGTCCGACATCGGCGCCATCGCGGATTCCATCAAGGATTGCCTGCGCTGCGGCAAGTGCAAGCCGGTGTGCGCCACGCACGTGCCGCGCGCCAACCTGCTGTACAGCCCGCGCAACAAGATCCTGGCCACCTCGCTGCTGGTGGAGGCCTTCCTGTACGAGGAGCAGACCCGCCGCGGCGTGTCGGTCAAGCACTGGGAGGAATTCGAGGACGTGTCCGACCACTGCACGGTCTGCCACAAGTGCGAGAACCCCTGCCCGGTCAAGATCGACTTCGGCGACGTCTCCATGAACATGCGCAACCTGCTGCGCAAGATGGGGCAGAAGAGCTTCCGGCCCGGCAACGCCGCCGCCATGTTCATGCTCAACGCCACCAACCCGGAGACCATCAAGCTGGTGCGCGGCGCCATGGTGGGCGTGGGCTTCAAGGCCCAGCGCCTGGCCAACGGCCTGCTGCGCGGCTTCGCCAGGAAGCAGGTGATGCTGCCGCCCTCGACCCACGGCACCGCCCCGGTCAAGGAGCAGGTGGTCCACTTCGTCAACAAGAAGCTGCCGGGCGGGCTGCCCAAGAAGACCGCCCGCGCGCTGCTGGACATCGAGAACCGGGACTACGTCCCCATCATCCGCGACCCGCGGTCCACCACGGCCGAGACCGAGGCGGTGTTCTACTTCCCGGGCTGCGGTTCCGAGCGGCTGTTCTCGCAGGTGGGCCTGGCGACGCAGGCCATGCTGTGGCACGCCGGCGTGCAGACCGTGCTGCCGCCGGGCTACCTGTGCTGCGGCTACCCGCAGCGCGGCAGCGGCCAGTTCGACAAGGCCGAGAAGATCATCACCGACAACCGGGTGCTGTTCCACCGGGTGGCCAACACGCTCAATTACCTGGACATCAAGACCGTGGTGGTCAGCTGCGGCACCTGCTACGACCAGCTGCAGGGCTACGAGTTCGACAAGATCTTCCCGGGCTGCCGCATCGTGGACATCCACGAGTACCTGCTGGAAAAGGGCATCAAGCTGGCCGGCGAGGGCGCCTACCTGTACCACGATCCCTGCCACACGCCGCTGAAGCTGCAGGAGCCGATGAAGACGGTCCAGGCGCTGGTGGGTGACAACGTGCGCAAGTCCGAGCGTTGCTGCGGCGAGTCCGGCACCTTCGGCGTGACCCGGCCCGACATCTCCACCCAGGTGCGCTTTCGCAAGGAGGAGCAGCTGCGCAAGGACGAGGACGCGCTGCGCGCGGCCACCGGCGCCCAGGGCAACCTCAAGGTGCTGACCAGCTGCCCCAGCTGCCTGCAGGGCCTGAACCGCTACCGCCACGACCTGACGAGCGGCCTGCTCGAGGCCGACTACATCGTGGTCGAGATGGCCAACCGCCTGCTGGGCCCCGACTGGATGCCGCAGTACGTGCAGGCGGCCAACCAGGGCGGCATCGAGCGGGTGCTGGTCTGA